The window TATTGGTTTCCttatattgtactccctctgtaaagaaatataagagctttacggagggagtaactgTCATCAAAAATTACAAATTCATCATCCCTGCCATTTTTAATAATAGCCCGGTTGTCTTAGACCAGACTAACATATTCTGAATAAACGTGGGGAATTCATTGTTAGGACATAATACTCCTTGCTTATTGTATGCGATTTTGACCTTTTGTTTTGTGGCTAGCATGTCATCCTTCCAACTATATACTGACCAGTATAATCTGTTAAATGGTTACATCTTTGGGCACCAAGTTGTATGGTGGTGTGATGGTAGCTACATAATTCTGTATCCTTGTTATATACACGGGCATTGATTTGGTCAATTCTTTGTGTACCGTGTTAATGTTTCCCAGGAGACTCTCCGAGTGAAAGATGAGGAGTTGCAGCATTTGGCTAAGGACATTCGTGCTCGTGACGCCACAATTCAGGAAATTGCAGAGAAGTTAACAGAGACCGCAGAGGCTGCAGAAGCAGCAGCTTCTGCAGCTCATACAATCGATGAACAGAGACGACTTCTATGTTCAGAGATTGAGCGTCTGAAAAAAGCAATGGAAACACAAATGGAACAATCCATGCTTAAGGTCAATATTATGTTTTGTATTGCTTATTACTATTTTGGAAGATTTAAGTGCTCTGAACTCTAATGCTAAATATGGTTAATGGATGTATGGCAGCTACAGCAATCTGAAGAGAAGGTAATTAGCCTGAGCAAAGAGAACGACCAGTTGCTGAAGGAAAGAGACGCCGCATTTCAGGAAGCATATATGTGGCGCACTGAACTAGGAAAAGCTAGAGAGCAAGCAGTGATACAGGAAGCAGCAATTGCCCGAGCAGAGGAAAAGGTAAGGGTGTCTGAAGCGGATGCCGCGGTTCGGATCAAGGAAGCTGCTGAAAATTTGCATGCTGCtgagaaagaaaaagaagaacttcTAGCCCTTATTGGTGTTCTCCAATCACAAGTGCAGAGGTTTTTGTCTTGTCCTATTCCTTATGCTATACACACAAGTTCAAAATGAAACCTGCATAGACATTTATCCATCGACATGAATTTACACTATGCATTACCAGTGATGATTAAAAGATAAACCGTACTGATGCAGAGAACAAAGCAGCACGAAGCAAGTATGCGAGGAGAGATCCGAGTCATGCTCCGGCGCCGACAACTCCCCTCCGCTGACGAAGCACGTCGACGCATCGGACGACGACGTGGACAAGGCGTGCGTGAGCGATTCGAGATCGGTCTTGGTCTCGAGCGAGAGCACGGAGGTCCAGCTGGCCGTGGATGGGGTGGACATCCGCCCCATCGGCGACCCAGAGTGGGGCAGCTTCCAGCAGCCGGAAGCGCTGATTGCCGACGTGCGGGAGGTCTCCCCGGAGGCGGAAGGCAGCAGCCTGGATATCCCGGTGGTCAACCCGGCACCGGCCAATGATCATATGCAGGGAGGGGCAACACATCCCTGAAGGCCTGGAGGTCTTGGAGCTGACCATTGCTTTCTTGGGTGGTTTGTGATTATTGAGGAGACTGGCAGGGATTTGAATCCTCTCGAGAAttacctttgtgtttttctttttgcgCTGTTTCCGGGTTGTGTCTCCGTTGTATTTAAGTATGCAACTCAATAAAAAGATGATAGCGGTTTGTCGTGTGATTGTAAATTATTATTCACGTCATATCTCTTTGTGCCATGTTTCAAATTATGTTCACAATTGAAACGAATGTGATGAGAATAGAAgacatgaattgaaatttgatgCCATGGAACTAAAAAAGTAGAAGTTGCTCGTTTAGTACAAAGTTTTTTTTGAGCATCCGTTTAGTACAAAGTTTGATAATTGatactctctctgtctctctgttgcTGATTTAGTATAAAGTTATACTTGTACCATTTTCTCCCACTGGGTTTCGTCGAAAACCATCTCAACTGTCAGCCTTATTGGCTTATAACAAAATAAAATCATATTTTTGTTGGTAAACCAACAAGTACCAACTCAATTGGCAGCTAAAGTTAATCATGTTGATTGCGTATAAATAATTCGTGCCCCGGTTACAATGCAAGGGCAATAATCTATTACTCCCTCGGTTTCTAAATATAAGatctttagagatttcaatacaaactacatatgaatatatatagacgcattttagagtgtaggttcgcTCATTTTGCTCATAgtctattgaaatctctagaaagtctTAAATTAAGAACGGAGGGAGAACAATGGAAAAAATACAACAGCAATAATCTATTACAAGGAAAGATTTCCTGTAGAACCGGTGCAAAAAGCATATCTTCCAAACAAGTCCCAATTAGAAAAGGAGCCAAATTTATACAAACCAGCACACAAACTTTCTCTGAAACAACAGCATTTCCAGTGCTGATGATACGTGCATCACAGCCACTCATCAGGTCAGCAGCGCAAACATGTCAATCTGCTCACATTGCTGCCACAGTTTTACACAACAACAGCAACTCGGACAGAATAAATATACATACAATGGAGGCGGCGAAATGCGGTTACAATATCAAAACCTTACGTCTCAATGGGCGAAATGCGAAATACCCATGAGCTTCTTCTAGTTCTTAATCTCGACGTCGTTCAGCCCCCCTCTCGGGCTACTGGCATTGCTCGGCGGCTCATACTCCTGGCTCGGGAAGACCTCCGACTGCAGGCCCGTCGAGATGTTGTTCAcatggagccacgtcagctcccacaGGCTGTCGCCCCCTATCGTGCTCCTCTTGGCGAGGATCCCCCTGCTCTTCATCGCGACCAGGATGTTCCTGAGAAGGTCCGGGATCAGTTCCTGAAGCTTGTCGCTGCGCTTGCCCCGGACCTTGGTCTTGATGCACTTCTCCATCCGGCTGAGGACCCCCAGCCACAGCTTGCAGAAGCTGCTCAGCCCGAAGAGGTCTGGTAACAGCTGAAGGTAGACCTTCGCTACCAGTTTCACGGCGAGCACGAGGGATCCTTCCATGTTCCTGTGGTCCTTCTGTGAGTGGTTCTGGGCGATTTCCAGCAAGTCGTCCAGCAACACGAATATGACGTGATCAAAAGCGTGTGACCATGTGGTGGACTGGAGGCCTATCCCTTCGGTCGCTGTTAGGCATCGCTGGAGTGAAACCAATGCGTGGTTTCGCACCTCTTCTCTCTGGTCCAAGCTCAGCTTTTTCAGCGCTTGCAGCAGTTTGAGCCACATCTCCCTGATTGCTTCCAACCCTCTATCAGCATCTTCGCCTGGCTCTTTTGTATCTTGCGACCACCGGGCAAGATTAGTGACCGAATCAGCCATCAAATCCAGGGCACGAATGGACCTGTCTGTTAGACCAACCCTGGACTCGGCAAACTGCCTTGACGCTTCAATGCAGAAGGCATAATTTGATCTTGAAAGGTGACCCTCTGACATGACAAACATGATAGCCTCAAAGCCTACCCCTGAAGCATCTGGGTGGCGAGCTGTAATGGAGAGCAGCAACACTACAGTTCTCCAACCCATCTGCGATTTTATGTGTCTCGCGTTTGCTTTGACAAGCCGTGCAACCTCTTGTGTAATATTCTCACAGTATGCATCCGCTACACGTGCATCCAGCTTCAGAACTAATTGCAATGACCTCAGCAACTCGTCAGCAAGGTTCTCTTTGTATGGAAGTAACCTCTGGCATATCCGCAGAAGGCCAAAAATAGCTTTCTCCACAAGGGCACATGGCATGACTGTGGACTGAACTATGTTGGCAATATGCTCATATACGCCTTGCCAGAGGAGCACAATTCGATCTCGATTGTTAAGCGTGATGGCAATGAGAAGTTCCAAGCAGAATACTGCTGTGTCTTCGTCGTCTGGCGAGCTGGCAACCTTTTGAGGCCGCCCTGCGGCCCATATCAGTGCCCTGGCAAGCTGCAATAGTGAATCAGGATGCAAAACTTTGCTCTCTGTAAATATACCATCAATGCGGCACTTCTGGATTGTCTGAAGAGTCCTCTGGTGGGCAGCAAGTTGCTGCTCGGTTGGTTGTGATCTTGGTTCCTCGCTGTCAAGCGAGAGTAGCTGACTAAATCTTCCCATGAGTCCAGAGGATTTCCGAGGGGTGCCCATCACTGGAATGTGAGATGTGGAGATTGAGCTAGGAACAGGCTTTCCTTGGACAGTTTCAGCACAAACTTCTGAATCATCAGCTGCATCACTAGCAACACGGGCAGGAAGAAGCCCTAGCTTATGCAGTCTCAGGATGCAATCCAATACATTCCTCCAGCCAGTACGTATGTAATGCCCATATTTATTAGCTATGGTAAACAGTGTCTCAGTTGCCAATCTAGCCTTCAGATCATCTCCAAAGGCGGTGACTGGTTCCTCAACCAAAGAGGTATTCAAAAGAGTGGTGAATTTGCAGAGAGAAACAACAAGATCGTCCAAAACGTCTTCAAGATGATGAAATGCTGAGATCTTTGCGATGCCCAAGAAGCCATCCACACAGGTCAACAGAACTTCTTCATGTTCCGAATGATCAAATACCACTGCAATGGCAGCAATAGTAGGGCCGGACATGATAGCAAACATATCGTGGTCGAGGAAAGGCTGAGAATCACCAACAATATACTGGGGTGTTGACTTGGACTTCCGCATTAGATCTATCCAACGGCTGGGAGACATTTCCAAATATCCCATGCCCTGCTCAGGCGTGGTCTTAATCTCATTTCGGCAGATAGCGTGGTATAGCTCAGACAACATCTCACGTGGGAGGTCACTACCCCCATTTATGTTCCTGTTGTTTTTTATGAAGTCCTCctcagtcatcttcttcttcacctgCATGTTATGCTGATCAGTGTTCAGCATTATAATTGAGTAAGACAGCAGCAAAGCAGTGTCCTTATTTGCAAAAGCTTGCGGAGCCTGCTCGTAGTATCTATCTGAAAAGGCCTCAAGAACCCTCTGTATCTTCTGAGATTCTCCAGGTAGTCGGAATGTCTCCAAAAATAACCTCAGAGCTGTATCCAAGTTCATCTCCTCAAAGTCAAAGGTCTGAGCAAACTCATGAAGCACCTGAACACAAAACTCGTCATGATTGCCGAGAAAGTCTCCTACGAGATTCTTATCCAGACCAGCTGTGTAGCGGAAAAAACAAGCCACACTCTGCGGATCAAGCTTCTCGGGCAACAGATGATTGCCTTGAAGGAACTCCAGACCTTTCTTCGGGTCCCTGTTGAAGTGGTCAGCACCAATCATTAGCCTCCTCTTGACATACTTCCTTTGGCGGACAAATTTCACCCAATGCTGAGGATCCAAAAAATTCTCGCACTTAACAGTCCAGAATGGAGCATATTCATCAAGTTCCACAGACCTTAGTTCAGGGCCAGAGGTTGCATTCCCAATTCGATCAGCCATTCCCTGAATCACAGCAATCAAGCCTTCCAGTGCAAGGATGTGCATAGAAGACAAGGGGCAGTTAATAGGAAATGCACTCTTTGATAGAAGATTTGCAAGCTCCTCAAACACATTCCTGCATGTTATGTCACAGTCAAGATTGGCGTACATCTCCACCATAAAATTCTTCTGTCGACAGAAGTCTACAAGAGCTTCCATTGCAACCTCCTGCTGATGATATGTTGCTCCAAATCGGGGCTGTGCGAGCCTTAGAATTATGCAACAAAAAAAGGCCTCAAGCTGCATCTTGAGCTCATTGCGGAGGTGATGGTAAAGATTCAACACGATGCTGCACACCACTGAAAGAGTAAGTGGGCTTATCGATAAGCCAAGCTGCATTAGGTTTCGGAAAAGCTCATCTTGGACCAGCGACAGCACCTTTGGATGCCTCCCAATTGCAGACCCACCAAGCTCTATCGCTGAATTGATCAACTTCAGAGCAAACAAAGGTTGACCTTCATCATACCCGTTCAGCTCGACACCACTGAGGAGAGAGCATAGGAAATGGAAAATCTCCTCCATGCAAGTTGTTCCATATGGCTCCACAACAAGGACACTACCATCCGGAGAATTCTCATCAGGTGTGCCTGCCTCGGACACATAGCTTCCGTTTCCATTTTCCATTTGCCCGATACCAAATGGATGATTCTTATCCATGCCACCCATCTGCACGAGTACAACACAGAAATCAATTGTAACCAAATAGAGCAAAAATGTCATCTAATACATGAGAATGGTACATGATATAAAAAATAAATGCCAAGAAGCTAACCAAAATTCCGAACTTGTATAAGATCAGGACCTAAGGTGTGATCTGTGGCGTTAGCCCATACAGGGATCCAAAAGCTTGTTTAAATTCTGAATTCTTTTGATAGCAGTTCTACAGATTGCATTTAATTTGAATAAAAAAATTCTGAACTTGAACCACAGGTCGAGTAACAAAATGACAAATTTGGCGGTGAATAGTAGCAAATGGATCTGAAAATTCCATGTAGTGGTAGATGGATCTTGTGTGAATGTTGGCATAAACTTTTCAACACTTTTTGGCATCTCTAGTGAACTGATTGTGCCAAAGGGTATGCTtggtttgagccccaactagccccACCAAAAATTTGGTGTGACCAAAGCGCCAATTTTTTTGGTAGCTTGTttatgtttggattgtggccattgGACCATCCAAAATTTTGGCAAAACAGACCTCTTGTTTGCTTTGCAACCaactgtggtttcctgaccatactAGTCTTGCACAAATTTAAACAAGCTATATTTTGTCTACTTATGGGAGACTTACAAGGGCTGAAGCTATCTGTTTTAAACCTGCCCTAAGATTGTCTTGCACGACGTGGCCATGCTGGTGCAAGATAAACATGACTCTGGAGGGCTCAAACATCGATTGCAGTATTCGCATACTACACAATAACATTATGGGATTAGGTTTTTTGTGCATCATTTAGTTCAAACAGTAGGAAAAAACAATCACC is drawn from Triticum dicoccoides isolate Atlit2015 ecotype Zavitan chromosome 4A, WEW_v2.0, whole genome shotgun sequence and contains these coding sequences:
- the LOC119287114 gene encoding switch-associated protein 70-like isoform X2 yields the protein MSTNGSSPRVRDTESSLEKVKRQLSTGSGRYLLQGPLLKRSETLRKWNERWIILDPTSGKMEYKLRRNETAVKGTILFDASSTITLSPVNFQGMPKYDGCCFYIGTPQKKDYFLCAETPGAAKAWVSTLHATQLVLQAHKEAVNSLAGNGSPSTLGTVATAVANANATALEAMKEIDAALKVSMRAALGLGTNNSNVGQLDDLTIMKETLRVKDEELQHLAKDIRARDATIQEIAEKLTETAEAAEAAASAAHTIDEQRRLLCSEIERLKKAMETQMEQSMLKQSEEKVISLSKENDQLLKERDAAFQEAYMWRTELGKAREQAVIQEAAIARAEEKVRVSEADAAVRIKEAAENLHAAEKEKEELLALIGVLQSQVQREQSSTKQVCEERSESCSGADNSPPLTKHVDASDDDVDKACVSDSRSVLVSSESTEVQLAVDGVDIRPIGDPEWGSFQQPEALIADVREVSPEAEGSSLDIPVVNPAPANDHMQGGATHP
- the LOC119287114 gene encoding switch-associated protein 70-like isoform X1, with product MSTNGSSPRVRDTESSLEKVKRQLSTGSGRYLLQGPLLKRSETLRKWNERWIILDPTSGKMEYKLRRNETAVKGTILFDASSTITLSPVNFQGMPKYDGCCFYIGTPQKKDYFLCAETPGAAKAWVSTLHATQLVLQAHKEAVNSLAGNGSPSTLGTVATAVANANATALEAMKEIDAALKVSMRAALGLGTNNSNVGQLDDLTIMKETLRVKDEELQHLAKDIRARDATIQEIAEKLTETAEAAEAAASAAHTIDEQRRLLCSEIERLKKAMETQMEQSMLKLQQSEEKVISLSKENDQLLKERDAAFQEAYMWRTELGKAREQAVIQEAAIARAEEKVRVSEADAAVRIKEAAENLHAAEKEKEELLALIGVLQSQVQREQSSTKQVCEERSESCSGADNSPPLTKHVDASDDDVDKACVSDSRSVLVSSESTEVQLAVDGVDIRPIGDPEWGSFQQPEALIADVREVSPEAEGSSLDIPVVNPAPANDHMQGGATHP
- the LOC119287116 gene encoding ARF guanine-nucleotide exchange factor GNOM-like is translated as MGRPRPLNSGGIDPIAEESPPHHHAPPHAAPCADPAALACAISAQASAVLAVMRRGLRHPRAAAADDAAADHPLVASLKALPRLAFAPLAAASPSLPAAALRPFLDAVRSEDAGADATSAALAALHEVMALTAPALPGSALREVVDAVACCRFEAGAEPAAEEDVLMRMLQALLACLRAPAAPALGNQHVLTAVNTCFRVVHQAAAKGDLLQRFSRHVMHELVRLVFARLPLIGTGDADDTAVKPEMGGMDKNHPFGIGQMENGNGSYVSEAGTPDENSPDGSVLVVEPYGTTCMEEIFHFLCSLLSGVELNGYDEGQPLFALKLINSAIELGGSAIGRHPKVLSLVQDELFRNLMQLGLSISPLTLSVVCSIVLNLYHHLRNELKMQLEAFFCCIILRLAQPRFGATYHQQEVAMEALVDFCRQKNFMVEMYANLDCDITCRNVFEELANLLSKSAFPINCPLSSMHILALEGLIAVIQGMADRIGNATSGPELRSVELDEYAPFWTVKCENFLDPQHWVKFVRQRKYVKRRLMIGADHFNRDPKKGLEFLQGNHLLPEKLDPQSVACFFRYTAGLDKNLVGDFLGNHDEFCVQVLHEFAQTFDFEEMNLDTALRLFLETFRLPGESQKIQRVLEAFSDRYYEQAPQAFANKDTALLLSYSIIMLNTDQHNMQVKKKMTEEDFIKNNRNINGGSDLPREMLSELYHAICRNEIKTTPEQGMGYLEMSPSRWIDLMRKSKSTPQYIVGDSQPFLDHDMFAIMSGPTIAAIAVVFDHSEHEEVLLTCVDGFLGIAKISAFHHLEDVLDDLVVSLCKFTTLLNTSLVEEPVTAFGDDLKARLATETLFTIANKYGHYIRTGWRNVLDCILRLHKLGLLPARVASDAADDSEVCAETVQGKPVPSSISTSHIPVMGTPRKSSGLMGRFSQLLSLDSEEPRSQPTEQQLAAHQRTLQTIQKCRIDGIFTESKVLHPDSLLQLARALIWAAGRPQKVASSPDDEDTAVFCLELLIAITLNNRDRIVLLWQGVYEHIANIVQSTVMPCALVEKAIFGLLRICQRLLPYKENLADELLRSLQLVLKLDARVADAYCENITQEVARLVKANARHIKSQMGWRTVVLLLSITARHPDASGVGFEAIMFVMSEGHLSRSNYAFCIEASRQFAESRVGLTDRSIRALDLMADSVTNLARWSQDTKEPGEDADRGLEAIREMWLKLLQALKKLSLDQREEVRNHALVSLQRCLTATEGIGLQSTTWSHAFDHVIFVLLDDLLEIAQNHSQKDHRNMEGSLVLAVKLVAKVYLQLLPDLFGLSSFCKLWLGVLSRMEKCIKTKVRGKRSDKLQELIPDLLRNILVAMKSRGILAKRSTIGGDSLWELTWLHVNNISTGLQSEVFPSQEYEPPSNASSPRGGLNDVEIKN